Proteins encoded in a region of the Labrus bergylta chromosome 9, fLabBer1.1, whole genome shotgun sequence genome:
- the eef1g gene encoding elongation factor 1-gamma has product MAAGTLYTYPENWRAFKAQIAAQYSGARLKLASSSPAFTFGQTNRTPAFLNNFPLGKVPAYQGDDGFCLFESNAIAHYLSNEVLRGATPQAAAQVLQWVSFADSEIIPPASAWVFPTLGIMQFNKQATEQAKEDVKKVLTVLNQHLNTRTFLVGERISLADISVACSMLWLYKQVLEPSFRQPFPNVTRWFLTCVNQPQFKAVLGDVKICEKMAQFDAKKFSEMQPKKEAPAKKEKGAKEAAKPQEKKEKKKEEKKPAPQEDMDDCDAALAAEPKTKDPYAHLPKSTFVMDEFKRKYSNEDTLKVAIPHFWEQFDREGFSIWHCQYKYPEELTQTFKSCNLITGMFQRLDKLRKTAFASVILFGTNNDSSISGIWVFRGQDLAFPLSPDWQIDYESYDWRKLDPDSDECKTMVKEYFAWEGDFKHVGKAFNQGKVFK; this is encoded by the exons ATGGCGGCAGGG ACTCTGTACACGTACCCAGAGAACTGGCGGGCCTTCAAGGCCCAGATTGCAGCCCAGTACAGTGGTGCTCGCCTGAAATTGGCCAGCAGTTCCCCTGCCTTCACCTTTGGGCAGACGAACCGTACTCCAGCCTTCCTCAACAACTTCCCTCTTGGCAAG gtaCCCGCCTACCAGGGAGATGACggcttctgtctgtttgagaGTAATGCCATTGCTCACTACT TGAGCAATGAAGTCCTGCGTGGTGCTACACCCCAGGCTGCAGCCCAGGTGCTCCAATGGGTGAGCTTCGCTGACTCAGAGATCATCCCTCCAGCCAGTGCGTGGGTTTTCCCCACTCTGGGAATAATGCAGTTCAACAAGCAG GCCACAGAGCAGGCCAAAGAAGATGTGAAGAAGGTTCTCACAGTGCTGAACCAGCACCTAAACACCCGCACCTTCCTGGTAGGGGAGAGGATCAGCCTTGCTGACATCTCCGTGGCCTGCTCCATGCTCTGGCTCTACAAACAG GTCCTTGAGCCTTCTTTCCGTCAGCCTTTCCCCAACGTGACTCGCTGGTTCCTCACCTGTGTCAACCAGCCGCAGTTCAAGGCTGTCCTGGGAGATGTCAAAATATGTGAAAAGATGGCCCAGTTTGATG CCAAGAAGTTTTCCGAGATGCAGCCCAAGAAAGAGGCCCctgcaaaaaaagagaagggagCAAAAGAGGCAGCCAAGCCCcaggagaagaaggaaaagaagaaggaagagaagaagcCAGCCCCCCAAGAGGATATGGACGACTGTGACGCTGCTTTGGCTGCAGAGCCCAAAACAAAGGACCCCTATGCACATCTGCCAAAGAG CACATTTGTCATGGACGAGTTCAAGAGAAAGTATTCCAACGAGGACACACTGAAAGTAGCCATTCCCCACTTCTGGGAGCAGTTTGACCGTGAGGGGTTCTCCATCTGGCACTGCCAGTACAAATACCCCGAGGAGCTCACCCAAACCTTTAAGAGCTGCAACCTTATCACAG GTATGTTCCAGCGCCTGGACAAACTCAGAAAGACCGCCTTCGCCAGTGTCATATTGTTTGGCACCAACAACGACAGTAGCATCTCTGGCATCTGGGTCTTCAGGGGTCAGGACCTGGCCTTCCCT CTGTCTCCTGACTGGCAAATCGACTACGAGTCATATGACTGGCGCAAGCTGGATCCAGACAGTGACGAGTGCAAAACCATGGTGAAGGAGTACTTCGCCTGGGAGGGAGACTTCAAGCATGTGGGCAAAGCTTTCAACCAGGGCAAGGTCTTCAAATGA